The Roseovarius indicus genome has a segment encoding these proteins:
- a CDS encoding (Fe-S)-binding protein, whose translation MTEQLILWGITLLAIAVTWWRSRHLIAPLLADGPAAGRRGDPGVRLAGVLAAVGLHRKLLRKPLSGVLHAMIFTSFLVLSTAIIQAFGSGLFPGFSLAPVGGNTWIALLQDIFALVMVAGVALATWHRHVMRPTRFRGSNSRDATTIYFLILAIVVSMLLESAFAVLEGADPRWRPISAAIAQGVAQLDMNAFLGERFFYWVHVCAILGFLVYIPGSKHRHMFLAAPNIWFRNLGSRGRSPDQREDKDVPGVQEFTEFDWKQKFDLLACTECGRCQEVCPAHAAGLPLSPKLLITDLRDAMTDPERVHEPIVGGAIAPETLWSCTTCSACQEVCPVEIEHLPKIINLRRTLVEDGTVNAGMQDAFMNLTNTGNSMGRPGRQRARWTKPLSFKPKDARKEPVDVLWFVGDYASFDPRAQETTRRVAELLKAAGVDFGILYDAEQNSGNDVRRSGEEGLFEMLAQANIEAIDAANFNRIITTDPHSLNALRNEYGVFGTRYNVQHYTTFLAELLEAGCLNAAHGLAGGKATYHDPCYLGRYNGEFDAPRRLIAAAGFELHDMPRCRENSFCCGAGGGRIWQDDEGVIERPSENRIREAMDLPDVTTFVTSCPKDKVMYTAAVDALGVGDRIEVRDVIELFEVADGSIDPSAPKHAQAVTPAQDGNTQAERLAPEEENI comes from the coding sequence GGCGTGCTCCACGCGATGATCTTCACGTCGTTCCTGGTGCTGTCGACCGCGATCATCCAGGCCTTCGGATCCGGTCTCTTCCCCGGGTTCAGCCTGGCCCCCGTCGGCGGAAACACCTGGATTGCCCTGCTGCAAGACATATTCGCCCTCGTGATGGTTGCGGGGGTCGCGCTGGCGACCTGGCATCGGCACGTCATGCGGCCCACGCGGTTCCGCGGCTCCAATTCGCGCGATGCCACGACCATCTATTTTCTCATCCTGGCGATCGTTGTTTCGATGTTGCTGGAATCCGCCTTTGCCGTGCTCGAGGGGGCAGACCCGCGCTGGCGTCCCATCTCCGCAGCCATCGCGCAAGGCGTGGCCCAGCTCGACATGAACGCATTTCTGGGCGAGCGGTTTTTCTACTGGGTGCATGTCTGCGCGATACTGGGGTTTCTCGTCTATATTCCCGGCTCGAAACACCGCCACATGTTCCTTGCGGCGCCGAATATCTGGTTCCGAAATCTCGGCTCTCGCGGGCGGTCACCGGACCAGCGGGAAGACAAGGACGTTCCCGGCGTTCAGGAGTTCACGGAGTTCGACTGGAAACAGAAGTTCGACCTTCTGGCCTGTACCGAATGCGGGCGCTGCCAGGAGGTTTGCCCTGCCCACGCGGCGGGCCTGCCCCTCAGCCCGAAGCTTCTGATCACCGATCTGCGCGACGCGATGACCGACCCCGAGCGTGTCCACGAACCCATCGTTGGCGGCGCCATCGCACCGGAAACCCTTTGGTCTTGCACTACTTGCAGTGCCTGTCAGGAAGTCTGCCCGGTCGAGATCGAGCATCTGCCCAAGATCATCAACCTGCGTCGCACACTTGTCGAAGATGGCACCGTCAATGCCGGGATGCAGGATGCCTTCATGAATCTCACGAACACGGGCAATTCGATGGGCCGCCCGGGCCGTCAGCGCGCGCGTTGGACAAAGCCCCTATCCTTCAAACCAAAGGATGCCCGGAAGGAGCCGGTCGACGTCCTTTGGTTTGTGGGTGATTACGCCTCTTTCGATCCTCGCGCACAGGAAACGACGCGCCGCGTGGCCGAGCTTCTCAAGGCCGCCGGTGTTGATTTCGGCATCCTCTACGACGCTGAGCAAAACAGCGGCAACGATGTGCGCCGCTCGGGTGAAGAGGGCCTGTTCGAAATGCTTGCCCAAGCCAATATCGAGGCGATTGACGCCGCAAACTTCAACCGGATCATTACGACGGACCCTCACAGCCTCAACGCCCTTCGCAACGAATACGGCGTGTTCGGTACTCGCTATAATGTGCAGCACTACACGACTTTCCTGGCTGAATTGCTGGAGGCCGGTTGCCTGAATGCGGCACACGGGCTCGCTGGTGGAAAGGCGACCTATCACGACCCCTGCTACCTTGGCCGCTACAATGGCGAATTCGATGCTCCGCGCCGGCTGATCGCAGCGGCCGGGTTCGAGCTGCACGACATGCCACGCTGCCGCGAGAACAGCTTTTGCTGCGGTGCCGGCGGCGGCCGCATCTGGCAGGACGACGAGGGCGTGATCGAACGCCCCAGCGAAAACCGCATCCGCGAGGCGATGGACCTGCCGGACGTGACGACCTTCGTGACCTCCTGTCCCAAGGACAAGGTCATGTACACGGCCGCGGTCGATGCGCTTGGCGTCGGGGACCGGATCGAAGTCCGCGATGTAATCGAACTTTTCGAAGTCGCTGACGGCTCCATAGACCCATCAGCACCGAAACACGCGCAGGCTGTCACGCCTGCGCAGGATGGAAACACCCAGGCCGAACGCCTGGCACCGGAGGAGGAAAACATATGA